AAGAGGTTACGAGGGAGGAGTTCAGCATTTTTTCTAAAAACATGTTATTGGATCATGAGAATATTCAGGCGCTCGAATAGATTCCCCTTGTCACCGCGGACAAACGAAAAGACTTCGAAACAGAGGCGAAAGAGATCTTTCCTGATTTTAAATTTTGGGAATTGGGAGTGGATGGAAAAATTTCTGAGGAGAGAGAAAAAGATCACTATTTCCCAGTCTATTATGTCGAACCCTACCGGGGGAACGAAGCAGTCTTAGGTTTTGATTTTGCATCGGATCAAGAAAGAGGAGAAACTTTGGAGAGATCATGGAAGTCTGGTGAGGTCAGGTCAAGTGGACTGATCCGGCTTGTGCAGGAAAAAGGGCATAAGAAGGCGATCCTGATCGTCGCCCCCGTCTATCAAAAAGGCATCTCCATTGAAACTGTGGCAGACCGAAAAGAGAATTTACGGGGCTTTGTCCTTTCTGCACATCGAGTCGGAGCCATGGTGGAGGGAGCACTCGACCTTCTCCCTCAGGTGCCCTTAGAGATCCGGGTTGAGGATATGACGACCACCTCGGAGGGGGATTTCAATCAGGTTTAGCCCTTCAATAGTTCTGAAAGTGACCAAGGCCAAGTCCAGGGAGGCCGGGAAAGGCCTGACCTGAGCTCTGAAAAGCGCTTCTCAGTCGCGGGCCGTGAGTGGCGGATTGTTTCTAAGGGAACCTCAGCTGATTTTAGCAAGAGGCTGAAATGGGGGGAAATGGCATTTTCCGTCGGTATATCTTTCTTTACCGTCTTCCTTGTGTCCTACTTGCACTTTGTAACCCGAAAAAAAGAAGAACTGACACAGGCTTCTGTTTTTTTGCAGGCTGAGATCAACGAACGGAAAGAGACGGAAACACGGCTTACTTTTGCCCTTGATGCAAGTATTAGCGGGGCATGGGATTGGAACGTTGTTACCGGAGAAGTTGTTTTCAGCCCGAGGTGGTTCCAAATGCTTGAATATGAACCGGATGAGCTTGAGATGAATATCAGCACATGGGGACAGCTTATGCATCCGGATGACAAGACAGTGGCACATGAAAAACTGGAGGACCACCTGGAAGGAAAAACCGACCTGTACGAATGCCAATTGAGGCTTCATGCAAAATCAGGTCGATATCTCTGGAGTTCTTATCGTGGGAAAGTGATTGCCCGGGATCCTGAGGGGAAACCGCTTAGAATGGTCTGCATCGATACCGATATTTCTATGAGAAAAGAGAAAGAGGATATTCATCGTGCCTCTGAGGAAAGATACCAGACCATCTTTAACGCCTCCCATGATGCCATTTTTTGATTGATCCAGAACAAGATGAGATCCTTGAGGTCAATTCCGTTGCTTGTAAAATGCTCGGGTTTACCCGGGAGCAACTGTTGTCCCTGCGTTGCTCAGATATCCATCCGAACGATATTGATGAATTAAAAACACTCACCAGGTCTGTCCTTGAAAAGGGAGGCGGATTAAGTGACGAGTTCCACTGTCGAACCAAGGAGGGCTCTTTCATCCCGGTAGAGATTTCTGCCGCCTCGATCATCATGAAGGGAAGGGCCTGCATCATGGCAGTGGTTCGGGACATCACGGAACGGAAAAAGTCAGAAGAAAGTTCGCGACTGGCCGGCATCGTGTTTAGAAGTGCGGCCGAAGCGATTATGATCACCGACGCCGACGAAAAGATCATCTCAATCAATCCCGCCTTCATAGAGATCACCGGTTTTTCGGAAGAAGAGATTGTTGGACAGACTCCCAGAATGTTCCATTCCGGCAGGCATGACAGGGCATTTTATCAGGAGTTGTGGAACATTCTCATTGCCACAGGTCAGTGGAAGGGAGAAATCTGGGACAAAAAAAAGGACGGAACGATCTACCCGAAATGGCTCTCGATTATTGCTGTCAGGAACAAGACGGGCGAAATTGGCCAATACATCAGCCTCTTTAGTGATATTACAGAACGGAAGGAAATGGAGCAACAGATTTTTCAGAACCAGAAACTCGAAAACATCGGCCAACTGGCCGGTGGAGTCGCCCATGAATTCAACAATCTGATGACACCCATTATTGGATATGTCGATATTGTTTTGGAGCAGACTTCCCATCAGCCGGAGATTCAGGAGTCGCTCCTCATGATTAAGAAGGCGGGGCGGCGTGCCTCCGCACTGACGAAAGAGCTTCTATCCTTTAGTAAAAAAACCAGGTCAACCTCCAGACGCAAGCCCTCTTCACTCTTGCAGAAGAGGTAAGGAATCTGCTCCAGCAGACCATAGATCGCCGAATCAAGCTTACCCTGGAGTCCGTGGATCGTTCATGGCTTGTTCTAATTGACTCAGACTAAATACATCAGGTCATCATGAACCTTTGTATTAATGCGCGAGACGCCTTGGAAGAGAAGCTGAGCGAGGAGCGGGATTGGCAACCTGAAATCAAAATAAAGATAAGAAATGTTTGTCTTGATGCGACCTTTTGCAAATCTCACCTCGAGGCAAAAGCCGGTGATTATGTTTGTATGGCTGTTTTCGATAATGGGTCGGGTATCGATGAAATGAATGTGCCTCACCTCTTTGAACCCTTCTTCACAACCAAGGAGATCGGCTCTGGAACAGGTCTGGGTTTAGCCTCAACGTATGGAACCATAAAAAGGCATGAAGGGTGGATCGATCTGGAAACAACCAAAGGTGAAGGGACGACCTTTAAAGTTTATCTCCCTCGGACAAAAAGTTCTGTCGTGGCGGCGGTTGTAACGAGGACAGATAAACCGCTTGCCTACGGTACTGAGACCATCATGATTGTTGATGACGATGAGTTGATTCGAGAGCTGGGAAAAGTGGTCTTGGAGAGACGTGGATATACCGTACTGCTCGCCAAAGATGGAAACCAGGCACTGAGGATTTTCAGTCGGGAACAAGGACAGATCCCGGTTGTTGTCCTCGATTTGAGCATACCCCACCAGTCAGGATGGGAGGTACTCCGACGATTGCGTCAGATCAATCCTGAATCGAAGGTGATCATCTCCAGCGGCCATGATATTTCCGATCAAGCGAGTAAACCCAAAGACCTGAGGCCGTTCAAAGCCCTCCCAAAACCTTTCAGTCCCAAAGACATGGAGAAAACGATTCGAGAAGTCCTGGACCAAGGCTAGTGTTGTGTTTGTTCTCACATTTCGGACAACCGAGGGGTGCTA
The DNA window shown above is from Candidatus Manganitrophaceae bacterium and carries:
- a CDS encoding PAS domain-containing hybrid sensor histidine kinase/response regulator; translation: MIDPEQDEILEVNSVACKMLGFTREQLLSLRCSDIHPNDIDELKTLTRSVLEKGGGLSDEFHCRTKEGSFIPVEISAASIIMKGRACIMAVVRDITERKKSEESSRLAGIVFRSAAEAIMITDADEKIISINPAFIEITGFSEEEIVGQTPRMFHSGRHDRAFYQELWNILIATGQWKGEIWDKKKDGTIYPKWLSIIAVRNKTGEIGQYISLFSDITERKEMEQQIFQNQKLENIGQLAGGVAHEFNNLMTPIIGYVDIVLEQTSHQPEIQESLLMIKKAGRRASALTKELLSFSKKTRSTSRRKPSSLLQKR
- a CDS encoding response regulator, translated to MNLCINARDALEEKLSEERDWQPEIKIKIRNVCLDATFCKSHLEAKAGDYVCMAVFDNGSGIDEMNVPHLFEPFFTTKEIGSGTGLGLASTYGTIKRHEGWIDLETTKGEGTTFKVYLPRTKSSVVAAVVTRTDKPLAYGTETIMIVDDDELIRELGKVVLERRGYTVLLAKDGNQALRIFSREQGQIPVVVLDLSIPHQSGWEVLRRLRQINPESKVIISSGHDISDQASKPKDLRPFKALPKPFSPKDMEKTIREVLDQG
- a CDS encoding PAS domain S-box protein translates to MAFSVGISFFTVFLVSYLHFVTRKKEELTQASVFLQAEINERKETETRLTFALDASISGAWDWNVVTGEVVFSPRWFQMLEYEPDELEMNISTWGQLMHPDDKTVAHEKLEDHLEGKTDLYECQLRLHAKSGRYLWSSYRGKVIARDPEGKPLRMVCIDTDISMRKEKEDIHRASEERYQTIFNASHDAIF